A stretch of Roseibium porphyridii DNA encodes these proteins:
- a CDS encoding sll0787 family AIR synthase-like protein gives MTEQSWPDTLSGIAELLRDDPGLIGKRDIDASCGILGLSQTAPGRPGDDAAILPDGDDYLLFAIEGFINAFVEADPWFAGWCGIMVNMSDILAMGGRPIAVTDAIWTAETSKAELILEGMRAASQTYDIPIVGGHTNFRAGQSQLAVSILGRAKRLITSFDAAPGDKLIAAIDHRGGYRAPFNNWQAVLDAPAEQLRQDTEVLPRLAEDGLCAAGKDISQGGLVGTSLMLAECSGVAIKLSLECIQPPPGVPLARWLVTFPSFGFLLSAPTDTTSAVVARFQERGIWAAEVGEVSQGSTVSLSLEGEEEVLWDHRQSPYLGLKPREVANA, from the coding sequence ATGACCGAACAGAGCTGGCCGGACACTTTATCGGGGATCGCAGAGCTTTTGCGGGACGATCCCGGATTGATTGGAAAACGTGACATCGATGCATCCTGCGGAATACTCGGCCTTAGCCAGACAGCGCCTGGCCGGCCCGGCGATGACGCTGCCATTTTACCAGATGGCGACGACTATCTGTTGTTTGCCATTGAGGGCTTCATCAACGCATTTGTCGAGGCAGATCCCTGGTTTGCGGGATGGTGCGGCATCATGGTCAACATGTCCGACATTCTGGCAATGGGTGGACGGCCCATCGCCGTGACGGATGCGATATGGACGGCAGAAACATCGAAGGCCGAACTGATTTTGGAAGGAATGCGGGCTGCATCGCAGACCTACGACATTCCGATAGTCGGCGGTCATACCAATTTCAGAGCAGGACAGAGCCAGCTTGCTGTTTCGATACTGGGCCGTGCAAAGAGGTTGATCACCAGCTTTGATGCGGCTCCGGGCGACAAGCTGATTGCGGCGATTGACCACCGCGGCGGATACAGGGCGCCTTTTAACAATTGGCAAGCGGTTCTCGATGCGCCGGCTGAACAACTGCGCCAGGATACCGAAGTTTTGCCACGTCTTGCTGAAGACGGTTTGTGTGCAGCTGGGAAAGACATTTCACAAGGAGGGCTTGTCGGCACTTCACTCATGCTTGCGGAATGTTCAGGGGTTGCGATCAAGCTTTCGCTCGAGTGTATACAACCGCCCCCAGGCGTTCCGCTTGCGCGCTGGTTGGTCACATTTCCCTCCTTTGGTTTTCTTCTCAGTGCACCGACAGACACTACGAGTGCAGTTGTTGCCCGGTTTCAGGAAAGGGGCATCTGGGCGGCTGAAGTTGGAGAAGTGTCCCAAGGTTCAACCGTTTCGTTGTCCCTTGAAGGAGAGGAAGAGGTTCTCTGGGACCATCGACAAAGCCCCTACCTCGGACTGAAGCCAAGGGAGGTGGCCAATGCCTGA
- a CDS encoding MSMEG_0570 family nitrogen starvation response protein, protein MPDLTFRIRWPNGDEEACYSPSSIVRNFFQEGEAYPLNEFVDLSEKAFEAASERVRAVHGYPCSRAASQLATLKTRSNAFETYPDATVTFLRFDVGLASRTSS, encoded by the coding sequence ATGCCTGACCTCACATTTCGGATCCGGTGGCCCAATGGTGACGAGGAGGCTTGCTATTCGCCATCCTCGATAGTCCGGAACTTCTTCCAGGAGGGCGAGGCTTATCCGCTCAATGAGTTCGTCGATCTCAGTGAGAAGGCGTTCGAAGCTGCCAGCGAACGGGTTCGTGCGGTGCATGGCTATCCGTGTTCTCGAGCAGCGTCCCAGTTGGCAACCCTGAAGACTAGATCCAACGCTTTTGAAACTTACCCCGATGCAACCGTTACCTTTCTTCGGTTTGATGTCGGACTTGCAAGCAGGACATCGTCATGA
- a CDS encoding MSMEG_0569 family flavin-dependent oxidoreductase: MTSNTYVSIPVVIVGGGQAGLSASYCLRKKNIEHVVLERYRFAHQWRENRWDSFCLVTPNWQCKLPDFPYTGNDPHGFMLKDEIVEYLEAFVRSFDPPLKEGVTVTEVSRRDDGRFVVCTNEQNYLAEQVVIASGGYDVPIIPSFAEEIDPSIFQIQAGDYKSPAQLPEGNVLVVGAGQSGVQIMEDLKLAGRKVHLAVGPAPRAPRMYRGRDATDWLYDMGHYDLTIRDHPQGEAVHEKTNHYLTGRDGGHEIDLRKFALDGVTLYGSLSGASGSEAVFAQDLEKNLDDADESYVGIRKAIDDYIATNDIDAPEEKPFEKVWRPEQEPSQLDFDRQNITSLVWAIGFRPDYSWLKVDVLNARGRPIFDRGVCTVKGLYFLGLGWLNTWGSGRFLGVGDDAQYLSEQIETLHETNRATLSKVS; encoded by the coding sequence ATGACCAGCAATACCTATGTTTCCATCCCTGTTGTCATTGTGGGAGGTGGGCAGGCCGGCTTGTCCGCCAGCTACTGTCTCCGCAAGAAGAATATCGAACATGTCGTATTGGAACGGTATCGTTTTGCTCATCAATGGCGGGAAAACCGCTGGGACAGCTTTTGCCTGGTGACGCCGAATTGGCAGTGCAAGCTGCCGGACTTCCCTTATACCGGCAACGATCCGCACGGGTTCATGTTGAAAGATGAAATCGTCGAGTATCTTGAGGCCTTCGTTCGCAGCTTCGACCCTCCGCTCAAGGAAGGTGTCACGGTAACTGAAGTCAGCAGACGTGACGATGGGCGGTTTGTCGTTTGCACGAATGAACAAAACTACCTTGCCGAACAGGTGGTGATTGCATCGGGAGGTTATGACGTACCGATCATTCCTTCCTTCGCCGAAGAAATCGATCCGTCCATTTTTCAGATCCAGGCCGGAGACTACAAGTCACCCGCTCAGCTTCCGGAGGGAAATGTACTCGTTGTCGGAGCCGGCCAGTCAGGTGTTCAGATCATGGAAGATCTGAAGCTTGCAGGCCGGAAAGTACATCTCGCAGTTGGCCCGGCACCGAGAGCACCACGCATGTACAGGGGGCGGGATGCCACCGACTGGCTCTACGACATGGGCCATTATGACCTGACCATACGTGATCATCCCCAAGGTGAGGCAGTTCACGAGAAGACCAATCACTACCTGACAGGCCGCGACGGGGGGCATGAGATAGATTTGCGGAAATTCGCGCTCGACGGTGTCACCCTCTATGGAAGTCTGTCTGGAGCATCCGGGTCCGAGGCTGTGTTTGCTCAGGATTTGGAAAAAAATCTTGATGATGCCGATGAAAGTTATGTCGGTATCCGAAAGGCGATTGACGACTATATCGCCACAAACGATATCGATGCGCCGGAAGAAAAACCTTTTGAGAAAGTCTGGCGACCCGAGCAGGAGCCCTCGCAGCTCGATTTTGACAGACAGAACATCACGTCTCTTGTCTGGGCGATCGGCTTTCGGCCGGACTATTCCTGGCTGAAGGTTGATGTTCTAAACGCGCGCGGGCGTCCGATTTTCGACCGCGGTGTGTGCACGGTTAAGGGACTCTATTTTCTGGGGCTGGGGTGGCTGAACACCTGGGGGTCCGGGCGTTTTCTGGGTGTGGGCGACGATGCGCAATATCTCAGTGAACAGATTGAAACCCTGCACGAGACCAACAGAGCCACGCTCAGCAAGGTCTCCTGA
- a CDS encoding Pnap_2097 family protein, whose translation MKSSAELVEISKERSQGGWQSSQTLGMPELGYTGLSENWMLKTLGHRHWRLIANASGQQHASFKDRRGNDVYAAFCALSVDCPGLFLADLDDSLETVSKLYRVSRARLASLHVLKLKGEPIASVCLVSTFVSRMVAGENASVARVDFAGLPALPALPADLDFPYHAARLARSGADGHLGLRMFQAEGRDPDLVYSTCPSLDFNRAGLMYFPSFVAAAERAASDRFGKRAHHFALRRRDVLFFGNLELNESLAVRIADWIETEQAVKASLLLTGKNERRVCEVFCEYGKMN comes from the coding sequence ATGAAAAGCTCAGCAGAACTTGTCGAAATTTCCAAAGAGCGGTCGCAAGGCGGCTGGCAAAGCAGTCAAACGCTCGGGATGCCCGAGCTTGGGTATACAGGCCTGTCCGAGAATTGGATGCTCAAAACACTCGGGCACCGTCATTGGCGTCTGATCGCGAATGCCTCCGGTCAGCAACATGCCAGCTTCAAGGATCGGAGAGGCAATGATGTCTATGCTGCTTTCTGTGCATTGTCGGTGGATTGTCCGGGTCTCTTTCTTGCCGATCTTGATGACAGTCTGGAGACAGTCTCAAAACTCTACCGGGTCTCGCGCGCCCGCCTGGCTTCGCTGCATGTCCTGAAGCTCAAAGGTGAACCAATTGCATCGGTCTGCTTGGTGTCGACTTTTGTCTCCCGCATGGTGGCTGGCGAAAACGCGAGCGTTGCCAGAGTGGATTTTGCCGGGCTTCCCGCACTACCGGCATTGCCTGCCGACTTAGATTTTCCCTACCATGCCGCCAGACTTGCCCGTTCTGGTGCGGATGGGCATCTTGGCTTGCGCATGTTCCAGGCAGAAGGCAGAGATCCAGACCTCGTCTACAGCACCTGTCCGTCCCTAGACTTCAACCGCGCTGGGCTAATGTATTTTCCATCGTTTGTAGCTGCCGCGGAAAGAGCAGCGTCAGATCGCTTCGGCAAAAGGGCGCATCATTTTGCGCTGCGGCGGCGGGATGTCTTGTTCTTTGGAAACCTTGAACTCAATGAATCTCTTGCGGTTCGAATAGCTGATTGGATCGAGACAGAGCAAGCAGTCAAGGCTTCACTGCTGTTGACAGGAAAGAACGAACGCCGGGTCTGCGAAGTCTTTTGTGAATATGGAAAAATGAACTGA
- a CDS encoding nitroreductase family protein, whose amino-acid sequence MSGTPKPVGDSDGWLVGGIDAVGISVRRVFKVGVSMNSISDELNLRYGELIDLDGLAAEAKVLKSMLERGSCRLFQDRQVEPGLFRLLCAAALASPTKSDLQQRDIIIVRDETIKERLLQMAGSAAWLGKVPNIAVFCGNNRRQRQLHALRGRTFANDHLDAFFNAAVDAGIALSAFVTAAEAVGLGCCPISAIRNEAGLVSELLALPDHVFPVAGLAFGYPVQETPTISLRLPLSVTVHEDCYHEDGPEQVITDYDTRREAQQPYDSQRATEVFGTATTYGWSEDKSRQYSLPERDAFGAFVRAKGFNLS is encoded by the coding sequence GTGTCGGGAACTCCCAAACCTGTCGGCGATTCCGATGGCTGGTTGGTAGGTGGCATTGATGCCGTGGGTATTTCCGTCAGACGGGTTTTCAAGGTAGGCGTATCGATGAATTCAATTTCAGACGAACTTAATCTCAGGTACGGCGAATTGATTGACCTCGATGGTCTGGCTGCTGAAGCCAAGGTGCTCAAGAGTATGCTGGAGCGTGGGTCTTGTCGTTTATTCCAGGACAGGCAAGTGGAGCCTGGACTTTTCAGGCTGTTGTGTGCTGCGGCCCTGGCATCGCCCACCAAAAGCGATCTTCAACAGCGCGACATCATCATTGTCCGTGACGAGACGATCAAGGAACGTCTCTTGCAAATGGCCGGTTCGGCTGCGTGGCTCGGCAAGGTTCCGAACATTGCCGTCTTCTGCGGAAACAACAGGCGGCAGCGACAGCTTCACGCCTTGCGCGGCCGGACTTTTGCAAACGACCATCTGGATGCATTTTTCAATGCCGCCGTCGATGCTGGTATTGCGCTGTCGGCATTCGTCACTGCCGCCGAGGCTGTCGGCCTCGGGTGTTGTCCAATCAGTGCCATTCGGAACGAAGCTGGCCTTGTCAGCGAACTTCTGGCGTTGCCGGACCACGTGTTTCCGGTTGCCGGGTTGGCATTCGGCTATCCAGTACAGGAGACACCGACGATCAGCCTGCGCCTGCCCTTGTCCGTAACCGTGCACGAAGACTGCTACCACGAAGACGGCCCGGAGCAAGTCATCACCGACTATGACACCAGGAGGGAAGCACAGCAGCCCTATGACAGTCAGCGTGCGACGGAAGTCTTTGGAACAGCAACGACCTATGGCTGGTCAGAGGACAAAAGCCGCCAGTATTCCCTGCCTGAACGCGACGCTTTTGGAGCGTTTGTCCGAGCCAAGGGCTTCAATCTGTCCTGA
- a CDS encoding PIG-L family deacetylase: protein MPLTDLHRIARQKADPFLVQLWRALVPLRSVISFMNTGAHPDDETSQMLASFSLNHGIDLSYACSTRGEGGQNIMGREAGAALGVLRTAEMEQAADILNMRLYWLSETPDDTIFDFGFSKSGIDTLRTWDHKRTLKRFVDILREERPDIICPTFLDVPGQHGHHRAMTQAAEEAIVLAADPAYTESSYPAWQVSKMYLPAWSGAGQSYDDDLPPPPATIEVSGLGRDPVTGATFFQLGEQSRAFHQSQGMGRWIPKGREHSWPLHLKVCHLPDGEASLEAGLPSILKDLGDTPELANAQSEIEAALGAFPDASAILKHASAALSHLRAAAADISPAHSHRVARKESQLSTLIRVAAQVDCHGWLEKDTLEPTDQASISTEIDQGDAEQLDLSLHLPGHWEGDLTSVRTVNAPISDPYPSRYLPHQPDAPCLKLELTTHGVKSRTHIPFDIPPQVLPERSADLTPSSVVVNLSAPADNISIRLGNVTPPDASKTLDTPEGWAANRTETGFDIATSGNLAKGLYHLPLLLEGIPAQSVQSITRADLPPRSLCQPAKVSIRVVDAGTTTARIGYAGGGNDRVDYWLEQLGLNVSQISQDDLETDAALSRFDTIVIGIFAMKSRSDVFEALPALHRWVSNGGTLLTLYHRPWDNWHPSSTPPAPLEIGQPSLRWRVTDEAAVVTVLDPTHPLLNEPNIIGADDWSGWHKERGLYFAKSWDPQYVPLLQMSDPDEAPHKGSLLSADIGRGRHVHCALILHHQMEKLVPGAFRLMVNLVTPRQ, encoded by the coding sequence ATGCCACTGACAGATCTGCACCGGATAGCCCGGCAGAAGGCCGACCCTTTTCTGGTTCAGCTCTGGCGGGCTCTGGTCCCCTTGCGCTCGGTCATATCTTTCATGAATACCGGTGCCCATCCGGACGACGAGACGTCCCAGATGCTGGCAAGTTTCAGTCTCAACCATGGCATTGACCTTTCCTACGCCTGTTCGACGCGCGGCGAAGGCGGGCAAAACATCATGGGACGCGAGGCGGGTGCTGCACTCGGAGTTCTGCGAACTGCAGAAATGGAACAGGCTGCCGACATTCTCAACATGCGCCTTTATTGGCTGTCGGAAACTCCCGACGATACGATTTTCGATTTCGGTTTTTCCAAGTCTGGCATCGATACCTTGCGGACCTGGGATCACAAACGAACGCTGAAACGCTTCGTCGATATTCTGCGTGAGGAACGCCCTGACATCATCTGCCCTACATTTCTTGATGTACCTGGACAGCACGGCCACCACCGGGCCATGACCCAGGCGGCCGAGGAAGCGATAGTATTGGCGGCCGACCCTGCTTATACCGAAAGCAGTTACCCAGCATGGCAGGTTTCCAAAATGTATTTGCCCGCCTGGTCTGGCGCGGGGCAATCCTATGATGATGACCTGCCACCGCCGCCGGCAACAATCGAGGTTTCCGGTCTTGGACGGGATCCGGTCACCGGAGCCACCTTCTTTCAACTCGGCGAACAAAGCCGGGCATTTCACCAGAGCCAGGGAATGGGTCGGTGGATCCCCAAAGGCCGCGAACACAGCTGGCCTCTACACCTGAAAGTCTGCCATCTGCCAGATGGTGAAGCCTCCCTGGAGGCTGGTCTGCCATCAATTCTAAAGGACCTTGGCGACACGCCAGAACTGGCCAATGCTCAGTCGGAAATCGAAGCGGCACTCGGCGCTTTCCCTGATGCTTCAGCCATTTTGAAACATGCAAGCGCTGCCCTTTCTCATTTGCGGGCAGCAGCTGCGGACATCTCTCCGGCGCATAGCCACAGGGTTGCGCGCAAAGAAAGCCAGCTCTCAACACTTATACGGGTCGCGGCTCAAGTCGATTGCCATGGCTGGCTTGAAAAAGACACCCTAGAGCCAACCGACCAGGCGTCAATTTCGACTGAAATTGATCAAGGCGATGCTGAGCAACTTGATCTTTCACTCCACCTTCCCGGTCACTGGGAAGGTGACCTGACCTCGGTCCGGACCGTCAATGCCCCGATCAGTGATCCTTACCCGTCCCGATACCTTCCTCATCAACCGGACGCGCCATGCCTAAAGCTTGAGCTGACGACCCATGGTGTCAAAAGCAGAACCCACATTCCATTCGACATTCCACCACAAGTTCTGCCAGAACGAAGTGCCGACCTGACACCATCATCGGTGGTTGTGAACCTCTCCGCCCCTGCCGATAACATTTCCATCAGGCTCGGCAATGTTACGCCGCCAGACGCCTCAAAGACACTGGATACGCCGGAGGGTTGGGCCGCCAATAGAACCGAAACAGGGTTTGATATTGCAACTTCGGGCAATCTCGCCAAGGGACTTTATCATCTGCCTCTGCTTCTCGAAGGCATTCCGGCCCAGAGCGTTCAGTCCATCACACGCGCCGATCTTCCGCCCCGTTCCCTTTGCCAGCCGGCAAAGGTTTCGATACGGGTCGTAGACGCAGGAACGACAACCGCGCGAATTGGGTATGCCGGCGGCGGCAATGACCGCGTCGACTATTGGCTTGAGCAGCTTGGCCTGAACGTCAGCCAGATTTCACAGGACGACCTTGAAACCGATGCGGCGCTTTCACGGTTTGACACCATTGTCATCGGAATTTTCGCTATGAAGTCCCGCTCTGACGTATTTGAGGCACTGCCTGCCTTACACCGTTGGGTTTCAAACGGAGGCACACTGCTGACGCTTTACCACCGCCCGTGGGACAACTGGCACCCATCCTCAACACCTCCGGCACCTCTTGAAATCGGTCAACCGTCACTGCGCTGGCGCGTGACTGACGAAGCCGCGGTGGTGACCGTCCTTGATCCCACGCATCCGCTCCTTAACGAACCCAACATCATTGGGGCAGATGACTGGTCCGGCTGGCACAAGGAGCGCGGACTTTACTTTGCAAAATCATGGGATCCGCAATACGTGCCCCTGTTGCAAATGTCTGACCCAGACGAAGCGCCCCACAAAGGGTCGCTTCTATCCGCCGACATCGGCCGTGGACGGCATGTCCATTGCGCTTTGATCCTGCATCATCAAATGGAAAAGCTCGTTCCTGGCGCGTTCCGCCTGATGGTGAACCTCGTCACCCCGAGGCAATGA
- a CDS encoding ROK family transcriptional regulator, with amino-acid sequence MKIETQIRGSNPLRSRNRNRQAVLGSIQAAGTMGRAEIGRSLGLTTQAASNIIAELLADGLIEEKGTRVSGRGLPAVQYGLNPKGAYAFGVEIRPDAIFTALVDLAGAQISTQRTALEDNSPAAVCDHVLRLRDAMIASSPISLDAILGNGIVMPGPFGDTGLTGRSSDLKGWENTDAQSLFKETLGGVVELSNDANAAALSESLTGVAQGIGCYAFLYFGRGLGLGIVQDGRLVSGAFGNAGEVGHIPFPGPNGPAPLESLLSRDSIQTYIGSKSPIDLDGISDLFSAQDQRLADWLERAANALGHAVLTLENLLDPQTIILGGAMPPELIDHLISNCPLPAASIANRNDNLLPRLQRGTCGRLTATLGAASLVLHSAFTPITVS; translated from the coding sequence ATGAAAATCGAGACGCAAATCAGAGGGTCCAACCCATTGCGTAGCCGGAACCGGAACCGGCAGGCGGTCCTCGGCAGCATTCAGGCGGCTGGCACGATGGGTCGTGCCGAAATCGGACGTTCGCTCGGGCTGACGACACAAGCCGCGTCCAACATCATTGCTGAATTGCTGGCTGATGGCCTCATCGAAGAAAAAGGGACCAGAGTTTCAGGCCGTGGCCTGCCAGCCGTCCAATACGGTCTGAACCCCAAAGGAGCCTACGCCTTTGGGGTCGAAATCAGGCCCGATGCGATCTTCACCGCGCTTGTCGATCTTGCCGGCGCCCAGATCAGTACACAGCGCACGGCACTGGAAGACAATTCGCCGGCAGCTGTCTGCGACCATGTTTTGCGCTTGCGCGATGCCATGATTGCCTCATCGCCCATTTCGCTGGACGCAATCCTTGGAAACGGCATCGTCATGCCCGGACCGTTCGGTGACACGGGCCTCACCGGGCGTAGCTCAGACCTCAAGGGCTGGGAGAATACAGACGCACAAAGCCTTTTCAAGGAAACGCTCGGAGGCGTGGTCGAACTCTCCAACGACGCGAATGCCGCCGCGCTCTCTGAAAGCCTGACCGGTGTCGCGCAAGGCATTGGTTGCTACGCGTTTCTCTATTTTGGTCGTGGGCTTGGCCTCGGAATTGTCCAGGATGGCAGGCTCGTGTCAGGGGCCTTCGGAAATGCGGGAGAAGTTGGCCACATACCCTTCCCGGGGCCAAACGGTCCAGCTCCCCTGGAAAGCCTGCTCAGCCGGGATTCCATTCAGACCTATATCGGCAGCAAGAGCCCGATAGATCTGGACGGGATTTCAGATCTCTTCAGTGCACAAGATCAACGACTGGCAGACTGGCTTGAAAGAGCGGCAAACGCTTTGGGGCATGCGGTTCTGACACTGGAAAACCTGCTCGATCCGCAGACCATTATCCTCGGCGGCGCGATGCCGCCCGAGCTCATCGACCACCTGATTTCAAACTGCCCGCTTCCGGCCGCGTCGATTGCCAATCGCAACGACAATTTGCTGCCAAGGCTGCAACGCGGGACATGCGGGCGACTGACCGCAACGCTCGGTGCAGCGTCACTGGTCCTGCACAGCGCCTTCACTCCAATTACCGTTTCTTGA
- a CDS encoding extracellular solute-binding protein: MKRMALSGLTALATLFGSSAMAVEIEYWQYFFDARVDAMEQLIEKFEEANPDITVKMTHFPYADYRTKVAAAIPAGEGPDVVQLFYGWLNDYIEADLIQPLPKDQFDPAAIDAEFFPMVQAMKRDGAYYALPTAVRSLALFYNTRLFDEAGIENPPETLDELVEAAKKLTKVDGAGNITQVGITTGMTAQDHHWWREVLVRQFGGEPYKEDYKTVNYTDDAGLAALNFYVDLEKEHKVTQSGFMDEPQAAFKGNRAGMHIDGSFRIGSLNKVRGLKWGVAELPAGPDGKRSNYSSYWVNGITSKAEGEKYDAAVKFLQYLTSDEAMQLWLDVVGELPAKPSVGMVEANANDPTFGPFIRGLAYANTTKFANESAQRQAMVDMVARIDIEGQDPAESLAAAAAEEQKILDDYYK; the protein is encoded by the coding sequence ATGAAGCGCATGGCGCTGAGTGGGTTAACCGCTCTGGCCACTTTATTCGGCAGTTCTGCAATGGCTGTCGAAATCGAATATTGGCAGTATTTCTTCGACGCACGTGTTGATGCGATGGAGCAGCTGATCGAGAAATTCGAGGAAGCCAATCCCGACATCACCGTGAAGATGACTCATTTCCCTTATGCGGATTATCGCACCAAGGTTGCAGCGGCCATTCCAGCCGGTGAGGGGCCGGACGTGGTTCAGCTGTTCTACGGCTGGCTGAATGATTATATCGAGGCGGACCTCATCCAGCCGTTGCCGAAAGACCAGTTTGACCCGGCGGCCATCGACGCAGAATTCTTCCCGATGGTTCAGGCGATGAAACGGGACGGTGCCTATTATGCGTTGCCGACGGCCGTGCGTTCGCTGGCGCTGTTTTACAACACCCGGCTTTTTGATGAGGCAGGAATAGAAAATCCGCCCGAGACGCTTGATGAACTTGTCGAGGCCGCCAAGAAACTGACAAAGGTAGATGGCGCCGGCAACATCACACAGGTCGGCATTACCACCGGCATGACCGCGCAGGACCACCATTGGTGGCGCGAGGTCCTGGTGCGTCAGTTCGGCGGTGAGCCTTACAAGGAAGACTACAAGACCGTGAACTACACGGACGATGCCGGACTGGCCGCATTGAATTTCTATGTAGACTTGGAAAAAGAGCACAAAGTCACTCAGTCCGGTTTCATGGACGAGCCGCAGGCGGCCTTCAAGGGTAACCGTGCCGGCATGCACATTGACGGCTCTTTCCGGATCGGATCCCTGAACAAGGTTCGCGGCCTCAAGTGGGGCGTCGCGGAGCTGCCGGCCGGGCCTGACGGCAAGAGGTCGAACTATTCGTCTTATTGGGTGAACGGCATTACCTCCAAGGCGGAAGGCGAGAAATACGACGCGGCCGTGAAGTTCCTGCAGTATCTGACCTCCGACGAGGCAATGCAGCTCTGGCTCGATGTTGTTGGCGAGTTGCCGGCAAAGCCTTCGGTTGGCATGGTTGAGGCAAACGCAAATGATCCGACTTTCGGGCCGTTCATTCGCGGACTTGCCTACGCCAACACCACCAAGTTTGCCAATGAATCCGCACAACGCCAGGCAATGGTGGACATGGTGGCAAGGATCGACATCGAAGGTCAGGACCCGGCAGAGAGCTTGGCTGCTGCCGCAGCCGAGGAGCAGAAGATCCTCGACGACTACTACAAGTAA
- a CDS encoding carbohydrate ABC transporter permease translates to MSAYKNLSIRQKQIVWAWLFLAIPVLFYVVIRFYPTGTAFVISFQEWNLLGKRTWTGLENYEKLWNDPVFWKVFRNTFAYLLLGTPVSLVISFVIAYHLDKTRFLHGFLRMLYFLPFMTSAVAMAWVWRWFYQPVPIGLFNNMLASIGIPQIEFLNSTTNALPSILAPAIWAGLGFQVIIFMAGLRAIPVSYYEAAKIDGVGWWTVLTRITLPLLKPTIVFIVVFSSIGFLRIFDHVFNMTTNNPGGPLNSTKPLVLMIYETAFSSFDMGYAAAQTVVLFLILLVVSLLQLWILQGDNT, encoded by the coding sequence ATGTCTGCCTACAAGAACCTCTCCATCAGGCAAAAGCAGATTGTATGGGCATGGCTGTTTCTGGCGATCCCGGTCCTGTTTTATGTGGTGATCCGTTTTTATCCGACGGGCACGGCCTTCGTGATTTCCTTTCAGGAGTGGAACCTCCTTGGCAAGCGCACCTGGACCGGGCTGGAAAACTACGAAAAGCTCTGGAACGATCCGGTCTTCTGGAAAGTCTTCCGAAACACGTTTGCCTACCTTTTGCTTGGTACACCCGTTTCGCTGGTGATCAGCTTTGTCATTGCTTACCACCTCGACAAGACACGCTTTCTGCACGGCTTCCTGCGGATGCTTTATTTCCTCCCGTTCATGACGTCTGCGGTTGCCATGGCGTGGGTGTGGCGGTGGTTCTATCAACCGGTGCCAATCGGCCTTTTTAACAATATGCTGGCTTCGATCGGAATTCCCCAGATCGAGTTCCTGAATTCGACGACCAATGCCCTGCCGTCCATCCTGGCGCCGGCAATCTGGGCGGGGCTTGGATTTCAGGTCATCATTTTCATGGCGGGCTTACGCGCTATTCCCGTAAGTTACTATGAGGCTGCCAAGATCGACGGGGTCGGCTGGTGGACGGTGCTCACCCGCATCACGTTGCCTCTCCTCAAACCCACGATCGTGTTCATTGTGGTCTTCTCGTCGATCGGTTTCCTTCGGATCTTCGATCATGTTTTCAACATGACGACGAACAATCCGGGCGGGCCGCTCAATTCCACGAAACCGTTGGTTCTGATGATCTACGAAACGGCCTTCAGCAGCTTTGACATGGGCTATGCCGCGGCGCAGACGGTTGTCCTCTTTCTTATCTTGCTGGTGGTCAGCCTTCTTCAGCTTTGGATCCTGCAGGGGGACAACACATGA